Within Pelotomaculum schinkii, the genomic segment TTTTTATGACCCGGAGCAGTGGTATAAAGGAACTTGCCCGGTATGCGGCGCCAGGCCCACCCTGGCCTTGCTGGAAAAGGAGGACAAGAAGAGATATCTCTATTGCGGTCTGTGCGAGGCAAGGTGGCGGTTCCAACGTCTGGGCTGCCCATATTGTTTGAACCACGAATCGCGGTTCTTCACGGTGGATGGCATGGAGCAATACCGCGTTTATTATTGCGACAACTGCCACGGCTATATTAAAACTGTCAACGAGTCCATGCTAGATAGCAGCAGTTTGGATTTATTCTGGGAAGATATCAATACAGTCCATCTGGACCTGCTGGCCATGCAGGAAGGTTATGTCAATCGACCAGCTGAAATTATTGAAAAATAATATAATTCCAGCAGGAGATCTGTCTGAAATGGCGTAATTAAAATTGTAAATATTTGAAAGGGGTGTAATTTTATATGCCGCACATAGGAGCTCCCGAGTTGATCCTTGTTTTGGCGCTGGCTTTAATTATCTTTGGACCCGGCAAATTACCCGACCTTGGTAAGGCGGTTGGTAAAACGATTAAAGAATTTCGCCGTTCCTCCAACGAAATAATGAACGATGTGGAAACAGTAGCCAGTGGTGACAAAAAAGAAGAACAACAGCTGATTAAGGCAGCAAAAAGTTAAAAACCCCCCATCCCAAAACCGCCCGTCATATTAGTGAGGGAATAAACGATGGCTAAAAAAACCGACGAAATGACCATTATTTCGCATTTGGAAGAACTGCGTCGGGTTTTAATTGTTTCCATTATTTCAACAACCGTACTTGCTGTGGCAGCATATTTTTTCAGCGACAAAATTTTAGCGTTTCTGATGGAACCGCTCACTACACTTGGCCAGGGCGTATTTTTCACCGCGGTCACGGGGGCTATATTTGCTAAAATCAAGATATCTTTTTTCGCAGGTTTTCTGGCAGCCCTGCCAATAATTTTGTGGCAAATCTGGAGTTTTGTCGTTCCTGCTTTAAAGAAGAAAGAAAAGTTATATTTTACACTTTTCGTTTTGGTCTCCTTTATCAGCTTTGTGGCGGGAGTCGCCTTCGGTTTTTTCGGTGTCTTCCGAATAGGGGTAGCGTTTCTGCTCCAGTTTGCCGGCCCCACTCTGACTCCACTTCTGACAATCGACAAGTATATTTCTTTTATTATTTCCTTTCTTCTGCCTTTTGGA encodes:
- the tatC gene encoding twin-arginine translocase subunit TatC, with protein sequence MAKKTDEMTIISHLEELRRVLIVSIISTTVLAVAAYFFSDKILAFLMEPLTTLGQGVFFTAVTGAIFAKIKISFFAGFLAALPIILWQIWSFVVPALKKKEKLYFTLFVLVSFISFVAGVAFGFFGVFRIGVAFLLQFAGPTLTPLLTIDKYISFIISFLLPFGIVFEFPLVSFFLAKLELVTYAFFARNRRYAILGVVALAAIITPTPDLITCLIVSGPMYLLFEVSVLVVRIVERRIARRKERERLAEMAEPAVTVK
- the tatA gene encoding twin-arginine translocase TatA/TatE family subunit, whose product is MPHIGAPELILVLALALIIFGPGKLPDLGKAVGKTIKEFRRSSNEIMNDVETVASGDKKEEQQLIKAAKS